agtatgtttttcttcttgtgacttcagttggatgtttgagcttcactgtgcagagtttgacactaaaaggctgttttcatgttcatctgctgaagggggaaagtttctctgtgctcaccttgaGTCTGAGTTTAAGACGTGTTCAGACAAGTATGATTATGACAGAagagtgatgtggaaacttgaagcctccagagcacaaacactgagggtTGTCTTTCCAGTGAAAGAGGAGACATCGTGCATCCAGCAGACAGAAATTATTATTCAGAGCAgggttgtgttttcattatcgatttctcgattagttgattaatcgtttagactatgaaatgttaaaaagaatagtgaaaaaatggcaTTCACAATTCCTCAGAGGTCAATGTCTTCAATTAAATGTTAAGATATTAAATTAACTGTcatatataaaaagtaaaaaacagcaaatcttcactTTTAGAAGCCtgaaccatcaaatatttggctgCTCtgaagcagaatatttttatttgtcttaaaacatgtcacGAGGATCTTTAAGAGAGACTTTAGGTGATGATTGACATATTTATCcaatacattaaaataacaataacacatGTGATTATGAAACATTAGATGAAACAAGATGAGTTTCCTGGTTTCTGGATATAATCCCAGTAAAGTGAAACATTGTGGAGAATAAATaagctgctttttaaagatgATACTTGATCATCGTGGCAACATTCACAAcaaggaggtcagaggtcagggtctTGCTTAAGGACACTGCGGCCTCAGACGACCTCCAGTGCTCACCTGGTAGGAGCAGAGCGGTGGTGGTGTGGGTCTGGGGTCGAGCCTTCTTGGCCACACCGTCGCTGCCGCAGATGAGGACGGTCTCGCTGGGGGACGAAGAGGACGGGGCCAAAGGGGTGCAATCGGGTTCTTTGGGTGGCGGAGCCTCCATGTTGACTTTGGCACTCATAACGGCGTCCCTGTGCTTTACTCCGGAGCGCTGGAAGAGGATGAAGCACAGGAAGCATTGAGCTTAGTGGTTTAACAGAGAAACCAGTTTACAGCATTAACAACATGCGTCCTTGTGGTCGTACCAGTGTGTGACGCCACTAAGGATGAAAGTTTCTTGACATTTTCTCTGATCCATAATATTTATAGAGTGAATGTTTGCACTATATTCACCTAATAGTCATTCTGTTCCTCCATGTTGCAATTTCACTATAGTTGTTTCTTTCTGCTCTTCTATGTGTGACATCTATAACAAGTCTCATCTGGAGgtttctcccctttttttttttttttttttttttttttaattttttaatctAAAAGTCTTAAGATAGAGGATGTTGAAcatattgtaaagcactttgaggtaatataaataaacttgacaggACTGGATATGTTCAGTTAAGTCTTTCTGGATCCTCTGTCCTCAAAACATTTGTTACACTGGTTTGATTGATCTGGTTTTAAGGGTTTTACTGTGCTATTAATACAATGCACAGGAACACGAGGTGAAATAGATGAAATAACAGACAATATAAACCACTTTGGTGCTACACCATTTCTGAACAGAAAATCATCAATCAGAATATTATATGACCATCATAATTACATTATAGAAATGCATATTTTTTGCCTCTTAtttccctccaaaaaaaaaagctctgagacATGTGAATGAAGATTTAACAATAAATTACAGAAGAAAGACTTCAAATTGTTACGGGAGATTTCCCCcaacttcagaaaaaaaagatcaaataagtAATTTATTTATGAGTGCCATTTTATACAATGACGGCAGAGCAGAGAAGCCTTcctccatcatcatcagacATGACCCCGAGTGACTTCTAAACAGCTCCCATTCCCTCcaattaaaaaggcaaaaatggtCACACAATATTTACGCATAagtccacacatacacacacacagacaaaaaaacacagcatttcAGTTAAAATGGCGGAGGATCTGAAATCcgtgaggcaaaaaaaaaaaaaaaaaatgtgtaaaaccaGTGTCTCAAATCCTGTGAAGATCCCATTTAGTGAAAAATGAACCCTGTCACCCATTCCGGCAACATCTCATATGAATGAGCAACATTTTTACCTCCCAACAACGTTAAGCGTTAAATATATCGTGGTAACAACGGCGCGACTGCTTCTTAATTCAATTAGGTCAATTAAAACGCCTGCCATGtccaaatgtatatttttttaagatgaaCAGCTTTGTGGTTGCTTGTAAATCATACCGCTAAAAAAAAACGCTTCAgctcaagagaaaaaaaaaaacaaaaacatactgacacTTGTCCCTTTAAAGCTGTAGAGGTTTTAAAGATGCTCTCGTCTGCTATATTTACAGGAACATTAGAAATGTGAAGTAAATTCGTGGCTGCGGATCAATTCGGAAACTGAAATTTGGCTTACCAGCTCTGATCTCCTGCGGCCCCGGGGCTCCGACTGCGCATGCGCGGGCCCAGAGTACAGTCACCGCTCGCTGTACCGTGTAACGCCGAAAAGACCTCAGCAATGGTCGATATGTGAAAATAATGTAGTGCACTATCGATCAGCCTGGACAGTTTAACAGCTGCTCGATCGCATTTTACTCCCAATAATTAAACTGCGTCTGCTTTCACCTCCAACACatcctgctgttgttttttttttttttttttacccataaAGCACCATCCCTTAATAACCAGCGTTTATTATATAATTAGCAAGATGTAGGTCATGTCGATACTGCAGTCAAGGGTTTTGCAATcctgacacaaaaaaaaacacaaaaaaagacatcacagacaagggttttttttttcattaagatCTTTAATTGAACGTACaataaaaaaaggacattttctgTTAGACCTCATTTGcatggagaggaaaaaaataatctgaatttATTCCCAcaagatggagagaggggaCGCTTTCAGTGAGActgatgtttcatgtttttgtaacCAGAGACTAGGATGCATGTGTCCTTTGAGTTCAAAAGCTCCTGTATTAGCTGCACACTTAAAACAAGCAGATGCATGACAAACTCCTTAAACACCCAGATTCAAACTtgcatacaaaacaaaaacaaattgaaaatgacTTAATCTGGGCTGCAAAACAGGATATGCAACTGCTATTGAGGCGTTTAAGCTCTAAATCTGAAATCCAGAAAGTAAAAAATGGGCCTTTCCACAGATTACTTGCTcaaatttatacacacacacacaaaaaagtcaaGTAGCAACAAAGAGGAATACGTCTTTTAAATTCTGATCACACGCTCTATGTACAAGAGGTTAAAAAGGGATCGTAATCGTCCATCTACAATGTAAATTGTTCAACCATGAAACAAACCCTCATCGTTTTCTTTTCTTGTAAATTTGCAGTTCTGCAGTACATGTTCTTACATCCCAGTTGTGCATTTTAGTGCCGCGAGATAACATGAAGATTGCTTTCTGAAAGAATCTGTCAACTGAGCCTGCAGATGAAAGGGAGACCGCTCCGATGCTGTAGCCACACGCTACTTTTCTCCCACAGCTGTGCAGTTTGAAAAAGTACGAAACTAAAACAGTCATATCAAACATCATGAATGCTCCAAGACGTCACTGGACATGAGACACTGAACCGCATCAATATACCAACCAAAGAAAGATTTGTGGCAAACTGAGAcacaacaaagtaaaataatacaaCTTAATTCTTACTCAGCTATAAAAAGCTTCTAATAGATTTTAATTCAagttgttgacatttttgggagACTTTAACTACTAGAATTAATAATTTCTGGGAGGAAGATGATTTGATGAAGACCAAAATGATTCCAAAAAGTGACTGTGTTGGAAAGAAACTGATCAAGTAGccctgtcactgtcactgtcgTGCATCCTCTGATGAAACTGcatctaaaacatgttttgagaGAAGTGCAGACTTGAAGGAGAAAAGTAGACGAGTCAGGAAGCATAAAGCCAGTATGAAGAAACTGCTCATTATGTACAGCAAAGGATTCAAGCTCAACAATCAGAGAAACGCCTCCCTCCTCTACTCCCACTAATCCTGAGAAGCTGATCGAGACCTTGAGCGGGACTTTGAGCGGGAGGCCGAACGTTTCTCCCTCGACTTGGATCGGCGGTCGTCTTCCTGTGGGGACGGGGAGCGGGAGGCGGATTTTACGGCACGCTCCTCCTTCCCGTTCTCCACCGGGGAAGCTGAACGACTGCGGGACTTCTTCTCACCGGACATCTCCTTGGATCGGCTGCGCGAATCCCGTTCAGACTTCACCTTGGAACGGCTCTTTGAACGGGACTTAGATTTCCGTTCAGCTGAGCGGGACCTGGATTTGCGGGAGCGTGAACGAGATTTGGATTTGGGGGATCGAGAACGGGACTTGCGGTTGCGAGAGCGTGATTTGCTTTCTCCTGACTTGGAGCGAGACTTCCTTCCAGATCTGGAGCGGGAATGACGACGTCTCTTGTTGCTGCGGGAACGAGACCTGTAAGGAATAAAAGAAATGCTTACACGTGCACAACTGATCAATGTCTGGTGCTGCATTAAATACGTGGTCTACATACTTCATGCCagtattaaaacataaaactcaaactaaaatgtactttattcttatttttcctGGTTTGGATCTGTTCTCACCTGGAGTGGGATCTGGAGCGACTCCTGGAGCTCCTGCTCCTGTGGCTTCTACGGCTCCTGCTGCGGGAGCGGCGACGACTACGAGATCTGAGGATGACagcacaaaaattaaaaatatgcagAAGCAGATTCTTGTGCAAGATATCACTTGTGCGGTGTCATGAGGGGAGCGTGGCGGGTATTTCTTGCATCACAGCAAGTCTGAAATATCAGAGAACTGATTCAGTGGTTCACCGACCTGGAGCGACTGCCAGAGTAGGACCTTCGTCTGCGAGGCCGGTCCTCCACTAGACGAATCTTTCTTCCATTGATGTCTGTTCCGTCCAACTTGTCCAGAGCCCTCTTCATGTCCGAGTGGGACCGGAACTCGATGACTCCCTCGTTGGTGCGTTCCTTGTGGGCGTCTGCATAAGTCACCTCTCCTGCCTGACGCATGAAGTCCTGAATAACAGAgtgtagagagaaaaaataattaaatcctGATGTGCTGCTAACTGCAGACTTCTAGAAAGACTAAGTAGACTAAGTCCATACAGTTAAAgaacagattcacaatttttcaagtatctcctttttatgctaaaaaaagattttaaatgtgGCAGGTATGGCTTGACATGACTatctcagactgctgaagcctcatttaaGCTTCAGATaaccttttaaatacatttctgcactaaatgactgtgtggacacggTGGATTTTagctcccatcacttacaatgaaagtacatttgaaggagatcttttatTAGCCATGAcatgtatgaacaggaggaatgattacagcaagtttcaatgtttatatgggcatctgactgttgttttaagacagaattgaGTAagtgtgaacctgtcctttaagtggTGAAAATCATCTTGATCTGATGATTCACCACAGTTGACTTAACTGAGGAGAAACAACAGTTTATGTTTGAATATGTACCTTCAGGTCCTGCCAACTGCAGCGGCTGGACAAGTTCTCCACAACCAGACGGTACTCAGTACGGACTGGAGGTCCATACTTATCCCTGCCAGAGCGACTCCGGCTGCTGTAACCGCtacctttaaaaacaacagcacatgGAAAAAGTTAGAAAACACTAAAATGgccaaaacacaaagaactaCTGGTCTGGGTTATCAAATGAACAAGGCAGTGACTTGCCAGATAAAAGCCCAAGGGGGTATAAATTTGCTCTAATGAAAGGAGTCCCTCTGATCCCATTTTCAAACACAAAGCTTCAGATAAGTGATCTACAAGCCCATGCACAGGCTCTTTAAAGTTTGCATTGTTCAACAATGAAGTTGTTCTCTGCTGCAAAGAACACCACTGCATCTGTTTCCGGCAATACAAAGCCTGTCTTACTCCGATACATCACACTGTGATGGTTTAGCTGCATAAACAAATGGACAGTGATGTTCTTTCAAGACCTCTGAACCCTGTAACACAAACAGAAAGGAGGCATCCACATAGGTTGCGGTCAAGGACACCGTTAGATCAAATTGAGCTAAGAACGGTGACACATACACCAATCTTTGTTTTAGGCCATTTGACCGGGTGTCAGCCTGAAATTTCGTTTTCCAGTTTTCtcacttacattttttttttgattgcaAGTTCTTTACTAGAGCCGCTCCACTTATGTTTGCTGTCAACATAGAAACCAATGGCAATCCTCACCATCGCCCCTGGTCTATTGGCAAAAGGCTGCTGTCATCATGGCTTCCGGTTAGGTCAGCCAAGGATCAAGGGGGGgcaaaggtcacacacacattgtaagGTGAAAGCCAAGGCCAAACGGGACAGGCAGTCATCTTAGCCAGTCATCTTTAGCCTCAATGGACTCTCAGCCTCAGCCCGCAACTGGACTCTTTCAAATTGAAACATCAAGGACTTTTGTTAAtgttgaatataaaaatatgtaccAAAGTTAGAA
This window of the Thunnus albacares chromosome 5, fThuAlb1.1, whole genome shotgun sequence genome carries:
- the LOC122981996 gene encoding serine/arginine-rich splicing factor 6-like isoform X1 → MPRVYIGRLSYHVREKDIQRFFSGYGKLMEIDLKNGYGFVEFEDNRDADDAVYELNGKELCGERVIVEHARGPRRDRDGYGGGYWGGGRSSGYSSRSRSGRDKYGPPVRTEYRLVVENLSSRCSWQDLKDFMRQAGEVTYADAHKERTNEGVIEFRSHSDMKRALDKLDGTDINGRKIRLVEDRPRRRRSYSGSRSRSRSRRRSRSRSRRSHRSRSSRSRSRSHSRSRSRSNKRRRHSRSRSGRKSRSKSGESKSRSRNRKSRSRSPKSKSRSRSRKSRSRSAERKSKSRSKSRSKVKSERDSRSRSKEMSGEKKSRSRSASPVENGKEERAVKSASRSPSPQEDDRRSKSREKRSASRSKSRSRSRSASQD
- the LOC122981996 gene encoding serine/arginine-rich splicing factor 6-like isoform X2, which codes for MPRVYIGRLSYHVREKDIQRFFSGYGKLMEIDLKNGYGFVEFEDNRDADDAVYELNGKELCGERVIVEHARGPRRDRDGYGSGYSSRSRSGRDKYGPPVRTEYRLVVENLSSRCSWQDLKDFMRQAGEVTYADAHKERTNEGVIEFRSHSDMKRALDKLDGTDINGRKIRLVEDRPRRRRSYSGSRSRSRSRRRSRSRSRRSHRSRSSRSRSRSHSRSRSRSNKRRRHSRSRSGRKSRSKSGESKSRSRNRKSRSRSPKSKSRSRSRKSRSRSAERKSKSRSKSRSKVKSERDSRSRSKEMSGEKKSRSRSASPVENGKEERAVKSASRSPSPQEDDRRSKSREKRSASRSKSRSRSRSASQD
- the LOC122981996 gene encoding serine/arginine-rich splicing factor 6-like isoform X3; this translates as MLTANISGAALVKNLQSKKKCSGYSSRSRSGRDKYGPPVRTEYRLVVENLSSRCSWQDLKDFMRQAGEVTYADAHKERTNEGVIEFRSHSDMKRALDKLDGTDINGRKIRLVEDRPRRRRSYSGSRSRSRSRRRSRSRSRRSHRSRSSRSRSRSHSRSRSRSNKRRRHSRSRSGRKSRSKSGESKSRSRNRKSRSRSPKSKSRSRSRKSRSRSAERKSKSRSKSRSKVKSERDSRSRSKEMSGEKKSRSRSASPVENGKEERAVKSASRSPSPQEDDRRSKSREKRSASRSKSRSRSRSASQD